Proteins from one Juglans microcarpa x Juglans regia isolate MS1-56 chromosome 1S, Jm3101_v1.0, whole genome shotgun sequence genomic window:
- the LOC121246648 gene encoding LOW QUALITY PROTEIN: acetyl-coenzyme A carboxylase carboxyl transferase subunit alpha, chloroplastic-like (The sequence of the model RefSeq protein was modified relative to this genomic sequence to represent the inferred CDS: inserted 1 base in 1 codon) — MATLSILTGKCGSLREGTDHGFESTSSLYYCKDFSASCLFGTSFRAENRSLSKALEGSMISSRNRFDVTAKVRKXKKHDYPWPDDIDPNITTGHLTFLSYFKPLTEKPKPVTLPFEKPLVDLEKKITEVRRMADETGLDFSDQIGALERKYEQALRELYTHLTPIQRLTIARHPNRPTVLDYILAITDKWVELHGDRAGYDDPAIVTGVGSMDDKTYMFIGHQKGRNTKENIARNFAMPTPHGYRKALRMMKYADHHGFPIITFVDTPGAFADLKSEELGQGEAIAHNLRTMFGLEVPIVTVVTGEGGSGGALAIACANKLFMLENSAFYVASPEACAAILWKSSQAAPKAAERLRITAQEHYRLKIADGIIPEPLGGAHNDPLWTSQQIKLAITKAMQELASMDKKELLNHRRLKYRSIGGFQEGIPVDPEKRRNMKPSDNNMPKTADIESELESLKKVIEDGPSNPATIQAIEKLKQDVNLEINRVFISMGLQEKLALIKSELSKAPNLHDHPPNGNLKEDIDEIMQEFKKNLSRPGAYLGLKYKLGKLKLVSRLIEIKEKGEKLMAEINQKVHPEIKEKMDLLKNAREKLVRGDSMNKDLIDEVERAKKDLEEVLRSANLNIVGVTKRKVATSSADLRKKIGDLNEEIGQEIERVINEGGLGCKLRELKVEIAKGSSAKDVEKLKAEIKEGILAALDVTALKEKVDTLRKEFSSSTGSVTEGKVGAENGRW; from the exons ATGGCTACCTTATCAATATTAACTGGAAAGTGTGGAAGTCTAAGAGAAGGCACAGATCATGGCTTTGAATCCACCTCATCTCTATATTATTGCAAGGACTTTTCTGCTAGCTGTTTATTTGGAACTTCATTTAGAGCAGAAAACAGAAGTTTGTCCAAGGCTTTGGAAGGTTCTATGATTAGTAGCAGAAACAGGTTTGATGTAACTGCAAAAGTCAGAA GGAAGAAGCATGATTATCCGTGGCCAGATGATATCGATCCAAATATCACCACCGGTCACTTGACTTTCCTTTCTTACTTCAAGCCTCTAACTGAGAAACCAAAACCAGTCACGCTTCCTTTTGAAAAGCCTCTGGTTGATCTAGAGAAAAAGATTACTGAG GTACGTAGGATGGCTGATGAAACTGGTCTAGATTTTAGTGATCAAATTGGTGCTTTGGAAAGAAAGTACGAACAG GCTCTCAGAGAGTTATATACACATTTGACTCCCATCCAACGCCTAACTATCGCCCGACATCCTAACAGACCAACAGTTCTTGACTATATATTGGCTATCACAGATAAG TGGGTGGAACTTCATGGAGATCGTGCTGGCTATGATGACCCCGCTATTGTAACGGGTGTTGGCAGCATGGATGATAAGACCTACATGTTTATAGGCCATCAGAAAGGTAGGAACACAAAGGAGAACATTGCACGCAACTTTGCAATGCCAACTCCTCATGG TTATCGAAAAGCTTTGCGTATGATGAAATACGCTGATCATCATGGTTTTCCTATTATAACATTTGTTGACACACCTGGGGCCTTTGCTGATCTTAAATCTGAGGAACTTGGTCAA GGTGAAGCAATAGCCCATAACTTGAGGACAATGTTTGGCCTCGAGGTTCCCATAGTAACAGTTGTAACTGGTGAAGGTGGTTCAGGAGGAGCTCTTGCCATTGCTTGTGCCAATAAATTGTTTATGCTAGAGAACTCTGCATTCTATGTTGCAAG TCCTGAAGCATGTGCTGCAATATTGTGGAAATCTTCCCAAGCTGCTCCTAAG GCAGCAGAAAGACTCAGGATAACAGCTCAAGAACATTACAGGCTTAAAATTGCGGATGGTATAATTCCT GAGCCTCTTGGCGGTGCACATAATGATCCTTTGTGGACCTCCCAACAAATTAAGCTTGCAATCACCAAGGCCATGCAG GAATTGGCGAGTATGGATAAAAAAGAGTTGCTCAACCACCGCAGGCTCAAATACAGGTCAATTGGAGGCTTCCAAGAAGGCATTCCAGTGGACCCAGAGAAGAGACGCAACATGAAGCCATCAGACAACAACATGCCAAAGACTGCAGATATTGAGTCAGAGCTTGAGAGTTTAAAGAAGGTTATTGAAGATGGACCTTCAAATCCGGCTACCATCCAAGCAATTGAGAAACTCAAGCAAGATGTAAACCTGGAGATTAACAGAGTATTTATTTCGATGGGCTTGCAAGAAAAGCTTGCATTGATTAAGTCAGAGTTATCCAAAGCCCCTAATCTGCATGATCATCCCCCTAATGGAAACTTAAAGGAGGACATAGATGAGATCATGCAGGAATTCAAAAAGAACTTGTCACGACCGGGGGCCTATCTTGGGTTGAAGTACAAGCTTGGGAAGTTAAAATTGGTTAGCAGGCTCATTGAGATTAAAGAAAAGGGTGAGAAACTGATGGCAGAGATTAATCAGAAAGTTCATCCTGAgatcaaagaaaaaatggaCCTTCTGAAGAATGCTCGGGAAAAATTGGTAAGAGGGGATTCCATGAACAAAGATTTGATAGATGAAGTGGAGAGAGCAAAGAAAGATCTAGAGGAGGTTCTCAGGTCAGCTAACTTGAATATTGTTGGGGTGACAAAGAGAAAGGTTGCCACTTCATCTGCAGATTTAAGAAAGAAGATAGGAGATTTGAACGAAGAGATTGGCCAGGAGATTGAGAGAGTAATAAATGAAGGAGGACTTGGTTGCAAACTTAGGGAGTTGAAGGTGGAGATAGCAAAAGGCTCAAGTGCAAAAGATGTAGAAAAACTGAAAGCAGAGATAAAGGAGGGGATTCTTGCTGCTTTGGATGTCACGGCATTAAAGGAAAAGGTTGACACTCTCAGAAAGGAGTTTTCATCCTCAACAGGAAGTGTTACTGAAGGTAAGGTTGGTGCCGAAAATGGCAGATGGTGA